A genomic window from Sphingomonas taxi includes:
- a CDS encoding efflux RND transporter periplasmic adaptor subunit has protein sequence MTLAACGGGGESQSKGKGGAGGPNKGPTTVGYVVVQPTDAAMVTELAARTNAYESSDVRPQVNGIIRRRFFTEGSLVKRGQPLYEIDPRLYRAAVNEAQANLQSARANQEAQRVQAERYKPLAAIQAVSQQEYTNAVATARQATASVAQTGAALETARINLKFTTVPAPITGRIGRSLFTVGALVSASQTDPLAQIQRLDPMFVDIQQSAADMLALRRSLAQNGVVPTRAVVRLKLEDGSDYGQTGSVEFSEALVNTETGTVTLRASIPNPQGLLLPGMFVRARFAQSINQRAFLVPQEALTRDAKGAATVMLVGPNGKTVQKPVTASRTQGRFWVVTSGLNAGDKVITQGLNNLKPNAQIKAVPANSPQVVKPPQGKDGQQGNAQSKAG, from the coding sequence CTGACCCTCGCCGCCTGCGGTGGCGGCGGCGAGTCGCAATCGAAGGGCAAGGGCGGTGCGGGTGGTCCGAACAAGGGGCCGACCACGGTCGGCTATGTCGTCGTCCAGCCGACCGACGCGGCGATGGTCACCGAACTCGCCGCGCGCACCAACGCCTATGAAAGCTCGGACGTACGGCCGCAGGTCAACGGCATCATCCGTCGCCGCTTCTTCACCGAAGGCTCGCTGGTGAAGCGCGGCCAGCCGCTCTACGAGATCGACCCGCGCCTGTATCGCGCTGCGGTCAACGAGGCGCAGGCCAATCTGCAGAGTGCGCGCGCCAATCAGGAAGCGCAGCGCGTCCAGGCCGAACGCTACAAGCCGCTCGCCGCGATCCAGGCGGTCTCGCAGCAGGAATATACCAACGCCGTCGCCACCGCGCGGCAAGCGACCGCCTCGGTCGCGCAGACCGGCGCGGCGCTCGAGACGGCGCGGATCAATCTCAAATTCACCACCGTGCCCGCGCCGATCACCGGGCGGATCGGCCGCTCGCTGTTCACCGTCGGCGCGCTCGTCTCGGCGAGCCAGACCGATCCGCTCGCGCAGATCCAGCGGCTCGACCCGATGTTCGTCGACATCCAGCAGTCCGCCGCCGACATGCTCGCGCTGCGCCGCAGCCTTGCACAGAACGGCGTGGTGCCGACCCGCGCGGTGGTGCGGCTCAAGCTGGAAGACGGCAGCGATTACGGCCAGACCGGCAGCGTCGAATTCTCCGAAGCCTTGGTCAACACCGAGACCGGCACGGTGACGCTGCGCGCCAGCATCCCCAATCCGCAGGGGCTGCTGCTGCCCGGCATGTTCGTGCGCGCCCGCTTCGCCCAGTCGATCAACCAGCGCGCCTTCCTGGTGCCGCAGGAGGCGCTGACCCGCGACGCCAAGGGCGCCGCGACGGTGATGCTGGTCGGACCGAACGGCAAGACGGTGCAGAAGCCCGTCACCGCCTCGCGGACGCAGGGCCGCTTTTGGGTGGTCACGTCCGGCCTGAATGCCGGCGACAAGGTCATCACGCAGGGGCTCAACAACCTGAAGCCGAACGCGCAGATCAAGGCGGTGCCGGCGAACAGCCCGCAGGTGGTCAAACCGCCGCAGGGCAAGGACGGCCAACAGGGTAACGCCCAAAGCAAGGCGGGCTGA
- the rpiA gene encoding ribose-5-phosphate isomerase RpiA, translated as MSQFVAVWKGAGMDADTEKARAGAAAAQEVQDGMLVGLGTGSTAAHAIAAIGARVAAGLRIRAVATSRASEALARRAGIAMLDFADVPRLDLTIDGADEIDPRFFAIKGGGGAMLREKVVAAASDRMVVIADGGKRVAAIGAGAPVPVEILPFARASLLARLGEGAVLRPGRDGPYVTDNGNNIVDCRIGLQNPRESAAWLDGIAGVLGHGLFLDEVDAAYFAQDGTVSRLERLD; from the coding sequence ATGTCGCAATTTGTCGCAGTGTGGAAAGGAGCCGGCATGGACGCGGACACGGAAAAGGCGCGCGCCGGGGCGGCCGCCGCACAGGAGGTGCAGGACGGCATGCTGGTCGGGCTGGGCACCGGATCGACCGCCGCGCATGCGATCGCGGCGATCGGCGCGCGCGTCGCGGCGGGGCTGCGCATCCGCGCGGTCGCCACCTCGCGCGCCAGCGAGGCGCTCGCGCGCCGCGCCGGCATCGCCATGCTCGACTTCGCCGACGTGCCGCGGCTCGACCTGACGATCGACGGCGCCGACGAGATCGATCCGCGCTTCTTCGCGATCAAGGGCGGCGGCGGCGCGATGCTGCGCGAGAAGGTGGTCGCCGCCGCCTCCGACCGGATGGTCGTCATCGCCGACGGCGGCAAGCGCGTCGCCGCGATCGGCGCCGGCGCACCCGTGCCGGTCGAGATCCTGCCGTTCGCCCGCGCCTCGCTGCTGGCGCGGCTGGGGGAGGGGGCGGTGCTGCGTCCCGGTCGCGACGGGCCGTATGTGACGGACAATGGCAACAATATTGTCGATTGCCGGATCGGCCTGCAAAACCCCCGCGAATCAGCGGCTTGGCTTGACGGAATTGCCGGTGTCCTGGGCCACGGACTGTTTCTGGACGAGGTCGATGCCGCCTATTTTGCCCAGGATGGGACCGTTTCGCGGCTGGAACGGCTCGATTAG
- a CDS encoding GNAT family N-acetyltransferase, translating into MSHTIRRFRPTDDAAMLAFAASLPEHDLLFLGRDLRHERVIEAWQQAIGEGWIDSLIAEDGGRIVATGALVRDPLGWSGHVGEIRLLVATDRRGAGLGGDLLEALLAIARAHGLAKLSATMTPDQAGSIALFEGLGFRREALLAGHVRARDGVAHDLLILARPIPTG; encoded by the coding sequence ATGAGCCACACGATCCGCCGCTTCCGCCCGACCGACGACGCGGCGATGCTCGCTTTTGCCGCGAGCCTGCCCGAACATGACCTGCTGTTCCTCGGCCGCGACCTGCGCCACGAGCGCGTCATCGAGGCGTGGCAGCAGGCGATCGGCGAAGGCTGGATCGACAGCCTGATCGCGGAGGATGGCGGCCGCATCGTCGCGACCGGCGCACTGGTCCGCGATCCGCTCGGCTGGAGTGGCCATGTCGGCGAGATCCGGCTGCTCGTCGCCACCGACCGCCGCGGTGCGGGGTTGGGCGGCGATCTGCTGGAGGCATTGCTCGCGATCGCCCGCGCGCACGGCCTCGCCAAGCTCAGCGCGACGATGACGCCCGATCAGGCCGGCTCGATCGCCTTGTTCGAAGGGCTCGGCTTCCGCCGCGAGGCGCTGCTCGCCGGCCACGTCCGCGCTCGCGACGGCGTCGCGCACGATTTACTGATCCTCGCGCGCCCGATCCCGACCGGCTGA
- a CDS encoding helix-turn-helix domain-containing protein encodes MTILAAVHPMPIDRDDGPPADADETTGVDREALAMPAVPRDRGHVTDPAPFERLSRRHRECLRGVRELKGSKEIADELGIEKSTVDKYLTEAVKVLGARNRRDAALRLAAHEEAAGQGASDLQNPQISAISAAQSDPDKMGGHSARLVDPAIGLPLPVVPDDTIVRAPGVSGEPPSRHSFPEIRLPFRRKGQRGNDLSVGGRLIWIPAIAISLAIGFGMLMTGLQVLTGIIETIARRLS; translated from the coding sequence ATGACGATCTTGGCTGCAGTGCACCCGATGCCGATCGACCGCGACGATGGACCGCCTGCCGATGCCGACGAAACCACCGGTGTCGACCGTGAAGCGCTTGCCATGCCCGCCGTCCCGCGGGACAGAGGGCACGTGACCGATCCAGCCCCTTTCGAACGCCTGTCGCGACGCCACCGCGAGTGCCTGCGCGGCGTGCGCGAGCTCAAGGGATCGAAGGAGATCGCCGACGAGCTCGGCATCGAGAAGAGCACCGTCGACAAATATCTGACCGAGGCGGTGAAGGTGCTCGGCGCGCGCAACCGCCGCGACGCCGCATTGCGCCTCGCCGCGCACGAGGAGGCGGCCGGTCAAGGCGCTTCCGACCTCCAGAACCCGCAGATTTCCGCCATTTCGGCGGCGCAATCCGACCCCGATAAAATGGGGGGTCATTCTGCACGGCTAGTCGATCCGGCGATCGGCCTGCCATTGCCGGTGGTGCCGGACGACACGATCGTCAGGGCACCGGGGGTTTCCGGGGAGCCGCCTTCGAGGCACAGCTTCCCGGAAATACGGCTGCCCTTCCGGCGGAAGGGACAGCGGGGCAACGACTTGTCGGTCGGAGGCCGGTTGATCTGGATACCGGCCATCGCCATCAGCCTCGCCATCGGGTTCGGCATGCTGATGACCGGCCTCCAGGTCCTCACCGGCATCATCGAGACGATCGCCCGCCGCCTTTCCTGA
- a CDS encoding efflux RND transporter permease subunit, with the protein MISRIFIDRPIFAWVLAIIVMLAGVGSILSLPIAQYPDVAPPQVSIRATFPGANAQTLQNSVTQIIEQQLTGIDGLLYFASSSSSRGQVTITATFEKGTDPDIAQVQVQNQVQQGVARLPQQVQQQGLVVRKSNPDNLLIVGVYDETDQRTNMDVSDYLVSNLQDPLGRVHGVGDVNVFGSQYAMRIWLDPSRLASYSLIPADISTAIQNQNTEVAAGEVGGLPSAPEQMLNATVTAQSRLQTPEQFRQIIVKTLPSGATVRLSDVARIELGAESYASVSRINRHPGAGIAVLLAPGADALETAELVKAEVARVAKTFPPGLKVAYANDTTAFIELSIEEVVKTLIEAVILVVIVMFVFLQSWRATLIPTIAVPVVLLGTFAVFHLAGFSINTLTLFGLVLAIGLLVDDAIVVVENVERLMEENPDMSPREATIESMNEITVALIAIALVLSAVFLPMAFFGGSTGVIYRQFSLTIVAAMVLSVLVALILSPALTASLLKQKSQEAEEAQGFKRRFPRVAGWGTKASTWFNTNFERGVERYTNAVRAVVDRKWLFLLIYLGVVALLAILFLRLPTGFLPTEDQGSAIVQFRLPAGATQARTIEVQKQVENYFIQNEGKNASVLFTVAGGGGGGASGQNTGQGFLNFVDWSERKGKENTADAITGRASAAFRGLRDAQVFALVPPAVRGLGQSDGFTMELQNTGGLSQDQFNAARDKLLAMANADSMLASVRLTELPDIATLRVDMDQQKLSALGLTQSNANSTLTTAWGGQYVNDFIDRGRVKRVYVQGDAQYRASPEDLKQWFVRGSNGQMVPFSSFASTGWATAPTTLSRFNGISSYEFQGSAASGKSSGDAMTRMAELASQIPGTSVSWAGLSYQERLSSGQAPLLYGLSILVVFLCLAALYESWSIPFAVLLIIPLGLIGAIAFVTLRGLTNDVYLQIGLLTTMGLAAKNAILMIEFAEQAERKGARVFDAALEAAKIRLRPILMTSFAFIFGVLPLAISTGAGANSRIAIGTAVIGGMLSATFLAIFYIPLFFVLVRRGVRDGIAKLRGRPTGHQGGKEDKEPPAPPMPPAAEPEPAR; encoded by the coding sequence ATGATCAGCCGCATCTTCATCGATCGCCCGATCTTCGCCTGGGTGCTGGCGATCATCGTCATGCTCGCCGGCGTCGGCTCGATCCTCAGCCTGCCGATCGCGCAATATCCCGACGTCGCGCCGCCGCAGGTGTCGATCCGTGCCACCTTCCCCGGCGCCAACGCGCAGACGCTGCAGAATTCGGTGACGCAGATCATCGAGCAGCAGCTCACCGGCATCGACGGCCTGCTCTATTTCGCCTCGTCCTCGTCGAGCCGCGGCCAGGTGACGATCACCGCCACGTTCGAGAAGGGCACCGATCCCGACATCGCACAGGTGCAGGTGCAGAATCAGGTGCAGCAGGGCGTCGCGCGCCTGCCGCAACAGGTGCAGCAGCAGGGCCTCGTCGTCCGCAAGTCGAATCCGGACAATCTGCTGATCGTCGGCGTCTATGACGAGACCGACCAGCGGACCAACATGGACGTGTCGGACTATCTCGTCTCCAACCTCCAGGACCCGCTCGGTCGCGTCCACGGCGTCGGCGACGTCAACGTCTTCGGCTCGCAATATGCGATGCGCATCTGGCTCGATCCGTCGCGGCTCGCCAGCTATTCGCTGATCCCCGCCGATATCAGCACCGCGATCCAGAACCAGAACACCGAGGTCGCGGCGGGCGAGGTCGGCGGCCTGCCCTCCGCGCCCGAGCAGATGCTCAACGCGACCGTCACCGCCCAGTCGCGCCTCCAGACGCCCGAACAATTCCGCCAGATCATCGTCAAGACGCTGCCCTCGGGCGCCACCGTCCGCCTGTCGGACGTCGCGCGGATCGAACTCGGCGCGGAAAGCTACGCCTCGGTCAGCCGCATCAACCGCCATCCCGGCGCCGGCATCGCGGTGCTGCTCGCCCCCGGCGCCGACGCGCTGGAAACGGCCGAGCTGGTCAAGGCGGAGGTCGCGCGCGTCGCCAAGACCTTCCCGCCCGGCCTCAAGGTGGCCTATGCCAACGACACCACCGCCTTCATCGAACTGTCGATCGAAGAGGTGGTCAAGACGCTGATCGAGGCGGTGATCCTCGTCGTCATCGTCATGTTCGTCTTCCTGCAGAGCTGGCGCGCGACGCTGATCCCGACGATCGCGGTGCCGGTGGTGCTGCTGGGGACGTTCGCGGTCTTCCATCTCGCCGGCTTCTCGATCAACACGCTGACGCTGTTCGGCCTCGTCCTCGCCATCGGCCTGCTCGTCGACGACGCCATCGTCGTCGTCGAGAACGTCGAGCGGCTCATGGAGGAAAATCCCGACATGAGCCCGCGCGAGGCGACGATCGAGTCGATGAACGAGATCACCGTCGCGCTGATCGCGATCGCGCTCGTCCTGTCGGCGGTGTTCCTGCCGATGGCGTTCTTCGGCGGCTCGACCGGCGTGATCTATCGTCAATTCTCGCTGACCATCGTCGCGGCGATGGTGCTGTCGGTGCTCGTCGCGCTGATCCTGTCGCCGGCGCTGACCGCCTCGCTGCTCAAGCAGAAGTCGCAGGAGGCCGAGGAGGCGCAGGGCTTCAAGCGCCGCTTCCCGCGCGTCGCCGGCTGGGGGACCAAGGCGTCGACCTGGTTCAACACCAATTTCGAACGCGGCGTCGAGCGCTACACCAATGCGGTGCGCGCGGTCGTCGATCGCAAATGGCTGTTCCTGCTGATCTATCTCGGCGTGGTCGCGTTGCTGGCGATCCTGTTCCTGCGCCTGCCCACCGGCTTCCTGCCAACCGAGGATCAGGGCTCGGCGATCGTCCAGTTCCGCCTGCCCGCCGGCGCCACCCAAGCGCGGACGATCGAGGTGCAGAAGCAGGTCGAGAATTACTTCATCCAGAACGAAGGCAAGAACGCCTCGGTGCTGTTCACCGTCGCCGGCGGCGGCGGTGGCGGCGCGAGCGGCCAGAACACCGGCCAGGGCTTCCTCAACTTCGTCGACTGGTCGGAGCGCAAGGGCAAGGAGAATACCGCCGACGCGATCACCGGTCGCGCCTCCGCCGCCTTCCGTGGGCTGCGCGACGCACAGGTGTTCGCGCTGGTGCCGCCGGCGGTCCGCGGCCTCGGCCAGTCCGACGGCTTCACGATGGAGCTGCAGAACACCGGCGGCCTGTCGCAGGATCAGTTCAACGCCGCGCGCGACAAGTTGCTGGCGATGGCCAATGCCGACTCGATGCTCGCCTCGGTGCGCCTCACCGAATTGCCCGACATCGCGACGCTGCGCGTCGACATGGACCAGCAGAAGCTGTCGGCGCTCGGCCTGACCCAGAGCAACGCCAACAGCACGCTGACCACCGCCTGGGGCGGCCAGTACGTCAACGACTTCATCGACCGCGGCCGCGTCAAGCGCGTCTACGTCCAGGGCGATGCGCAATATCGCGCCTCGCCCGAGGACCTGAAGCAATGGTTCGTACGCGGCTCGAACGGGCAGATGGTGCCCTTCTCGTCCTTCGCCAGCACCGGCTGGGCGACCGCACCGACGACGCTGTCGCGGTTCAACGGCATCTCCTCCTATGAATTCCAGGGCTCGGCCGCATCCGGCAAGAGTTCGGGCGACGCGATGACGCGGATGGCCGAGCTGGCGTCGCAGATCCCCGGCACCTCGGTGAGCTGGGCCGGCCTGTCCTATCAGGAGCGTCTGTCCTCCGGTCAGGCACCGCTGCTTTACGGCCTGTCGATCCTCGTCGTCTTCCTGTGCCTCGCGGCGCTGTACGAGAGCTGGTCGATCCCCTTCGCGGTGCTGCTCATCATCCCGCTCGGGCTGATCGGCGCGATCGCCTTCGTCACGCTGCGCGGGCTGACCAATGACGTCTATCTCCAGATCGGCCTGCTGACCACGATGGGCCTCGCCGCCAAGAATGCGATCCTGATGATCGAATTCGCCGAACAGGCGGAGCGCAAGGGCGCGCGCGTCTTCGACGCCGCGCTGGAAGCCGCCAAGATCCGTCTGCGACCGATCCTGATGACCAGCTTCGCCTTCATCTTCGGCGTGCTGCCGCTGGCGATCTCGACCGGTGCCGGCGCCAACAGCCGCATCGCGATCGGTACGGCGGTGATCGGCGGCATGCTGTCGGCGACCTTCCTTGCGATCTTCTACATCCCGTTGTTCTTCGTGCTCGTCCGCCGCGGCGTGCGCGACGGCATCGCCAAGCTGCGCGGCCGCCCGACCGGCCATCAGGGCGGCAAGGAGGACAAGGAGCCCCCCGCCCCGCCGATGCCGCCCGCCGCCGAGCCGGAGCCCGCCCGATGA
- a CDS encoding L,D-transpeptidase family protein, with translation MAARRALAAKLILAAVGIGVAAAATVPSLRPTAAPSVPTPAAPPVRAAIASPPPTPEPRPVARPTPNPLIVKRVLDIGPIKFGDYTWDDAGVPAGPLIVTVDLAAQTLSVFRDGYEIGATAILYGADDKPTPLGSFPILMKDAHHVSSLYGAPMPYTMRLTNDGVAVHGTEVAWGYATHGCIGVPTAFAKLLFREAKVGDRVIITRGKTLATGETLVS, from the coding sequence ATGGCCGCACGTCGGGCCCTCGCGGCCAAGCTCATCCTCGCCGCCGTCGGGATCGGCGTCGCCGCCGCGGCCACCGTGCCGTCCCTCCGCCCGACCGCCGCGCCGTCCGTGCCGACGCCCGCCGCGCCCCCGGTCCGCGCCGCCATCGCCTCGCCCCCACCCACACCCGAGCCCCGCCCCGTTGCGCGCCCCACGCCCAACCCGCTCATCGTCAAGCGCGTGCTCGACATCGGCCCGATCAAGTTCGGCGATTATACCTGGGACGATGCGGGCGTGCCCGCCGGCCCGCTGATCGTCACCGTCGATCTCGCCGCGCAGACGCTGTCGGTCTTCCGCGACGGCTATGAGATCGGCGCCACCGCAATCCTCTATGGCGCCGACGACAAGCCCACCCCGCTCGGCAGCTTCCCGATCCTGATGAAGGACGCGCACCACGTCTCCAGCCTCTACGGCGCGCCGATGCCCTATACGATGCGGCTGACCAACGACGGCGTCGCGGTCCACGGCACCGAAGTCGCCTGGGGCTATGCCACGCACGGCTGTATCGGCGTGCCGACCGCCTTCGCCAAATTGCTGTTCCGCGAGGCGAAGGTCGGCGACCGCGTCATCATCACCCGCGGCAAGACGCTGGCGACCGGCGAAACGCTCGTGTCTTGA
- a CDS encoding phasin family protein, protein MMAEDFGGAGNGAGTDAGAGQGAADAMRDAAERARAGFSDHVLDPARRAGEALRASGQKAADNGATIGLKIIEQAEQNSREAFEAMREAAQAKDLSEVMRIQGDYLREQGQRAMNQAREMGELIMQFGRDAVSPMRSGGDGKAD, encoded by the coding sequence ATGATGGCCGAGGATTTCGGTGGTGCCGGCAACGGCGCGGGCACGGATGCCGGTGCGGGTCAGGGCGCTGCGGATGCGATGCGCGATGCCGCCGAGCGCGCGCGCGCGGGCTTTTCGGACCATGTGCTCGATCCCGCGCGTCGGGCGGGCGAGGCGTTGCGCGCCTCCGGCCAGAAAGCGGCGGACAATGGCGCGACGATCGGCCTGAAGATCATCGAACAGGCCGAGCAGAATTCGCGCGAGGCGTTCGAGGCGATGCGCGAGGCGGCGCAGGCCAAGGACCTCAGCGAGGTGATGCGCATCCAGGGCGATTATCTGCGCGAACAGGGCCAGCGGGCGATGAACCAGGCGCGCGAGATGGGCGAGCTCATCATGCAGTTCGGCCGCGACGCGGTATCGCCGATGCGGTCGGGGGGCGACGGCAAGGCCGACTGA
- a CDS encoding efflux transporter outer membrane subunit → MTRPILVLALAATALSACSMEPKYVRSETPVPTSWPVGDAYLRQSEATLPAFTYRDIFKDRRLQTLIDQALVNNRDLRVAAANITAARAQYRIQRADLFPAVDASGRYTYSGGGNGARSTASSGSTGNTGTGNTGTGNTGTGNTGTGTGVGTGNGSTGTITTTGNGNSAFSAQLGVTAFELDLFGRIRSLSRAALDRYFATEAAARATRLTLVGDIADAWLTYAADRSLLKVAQDTATSAQVSVRLTRARLEGGVSARTDLRQAEQILETANADLAEQKTLVAQDVNALQLLVGAPVDPTLLPVSIDEAQATIATLPAGIDSGVLLRRPDVVQSEYQLRAYNAEIGAARAALFPRISLTGLVGFASTALSSLFSGGAFNYSVAPSVSYPIFQAGAGRANVRYTEAQRDAALATYEKTIQTAFQETADALARQGTIADQLRAQTNFQAAAADTLQLVNARYQGGIDTFLSSLDAQRSFYTAQRTLITTTLTGASNRVTLYRVLGGDSTLEATPQGPQPVTLNGTPRSG, encoded by the coding sequence ATGACCCGCCCGATCCTCGTTTTGGCGCTTGCCGCGACCGCGCTGTCGGCCTGTTCGATGGAGCCCAAATACGTCCGCTCGGAAACGCCGGTGCCGACGTCGTGGCCGGTCGGCGACGCCTATTTGCGCCAGAGCGAGGCGACCCTGCCCGCCTTTACCTATCGCGACATCTTCAAGGACCGCCGGCTCCAGACGCTGATCGACCAGGCGCTGGTCAACAACCGCGACCTGCGCGTCGCCGCCGCCAACATCACCGCGGCGCGTGCGCAATATCGCATCCAGCGCGCCGATCTGTTCCCCGCGGTCGACGCCTCGGGCCGCTACACCTATTCGGGCGGCGGCAATGGCGCGCGCAGCACCGCGAGCAGCGGCAGCACCGGCAATACGGGCACCGGCAACACCGGGACGGGCAACACCGGCACGGGCAATACGGGGACCGGCACGGGCGTCGGCACCGGCAACGGCTCGACCGGCACGATCACCACCACCGGCAACGGCAACAGTGCCTTTTCCGCGCAGCTCGGTGTGACCGCCTTCGAACTCGACCTGTTCGGCCGCATCCGGTCGCTGTCGCGCGCCGCGCTCGACCGCTATTTCGCCACCGAGGCGGCGGCACGCGCCACCCGGCTGACGCTGGTCGGCGACATCGCCGACGCGTGGCTGACCTATGCCGCCGACCGCAGCCTGCTCAAGGTCGCGCAGGACACCGCGACCAGCGCGCAGGTCAGCGTCCGCCTCACCCGCGCCCGGCTCGAGGGCGGGGTCAGCGCGCGCACCGACCTGCGTCAGGCCGAACAGATCCTCGAAACCGCCAACGCCGACCTCGCCGAACAGAAGACGCTGGTCGCGCAGGACGTCAACGCGCTGCAATTGCTGGTCGGCGCACCGGTCGACCCGACGTTGCTCCCCGTCTCGATCGACGAGGCGCAGGCGACGATCGCGACGCTGCCCGCGGGGATCGACAGCGGCGTGCTGCTGCGCCGCCCCGATGTCGTCCAGTCCGAATATCAGCTGCGTGCCTATAATGCCGAGATCGGCGCGGCGCGCGCCGCGCTATTCCCGCGCATCTCGCTGACCGGGCTCGTCGGCTTCGCCAGCACCGCGCTGTCGTCGCTGTTCTCCGGCGGCGCGTTCAACTATTCGGTCGCGCCCTCGGTCAGCTATCCGATCTTCCAGGCCGGCGCGGGTCGCGCCAACGTCCGCTATACCGAGGCGCAGCGCGACGCGGCGCTCGCCACCTACGAAAAGACGATCCAGACCGCATTCCAGGAAACCGCTGACGCGCTCGCCCGGCAGGGCACGATCGCCGACCAGCTGCGCGCCCAGACCAATTTCCAGGCGGCGGCGGCGGACACGCTGCAACTCGTCAACGCGCGCTATCAGGGCGGTATCGACACCTTCCTGTCGAGCCTCGATGCGCAGCGCTCGTTCTACACCGCGCAGCGCACGCTGATCACCACGACGCTGACGGGTGCGAGCAATCGCGTCACGCTGTATCGCGTGCTCGGCGGCGATTCGACGCTGGAGGCGACGCCGCAGGGCCCGCAACCGGTGACGCTCAACGGAACGCCACGCAGCGGTTGA